Proteins from a single region of Urocitellus parryii isolate mUroPar1 chromosome 4, mUroPar1.hap1, whole genome shotgun sequence:
- the Rfk gene encoding riboflavin kinase, translating into MRSLPYFCRGQVVRGFGRGSKQLGIPTANFPEQIVDNLPADVSTGIYYGWASVGSGDVHKMVVSIGWNPYYKNMKKSMETHIIHTFEEDFYGEILNVAIVGYLRPEKNFDSLESLISAIQGDIEEAKKRLDLPEHLKLKDDNFFQVSKSKIMNGH; encoded by the exons ATGAGAAGCCTGCCGTACTTCTGCCGGGGCCAAGTAGTGCGGGGCTTCGGCCGCGGCTCCAAGCAGCTGGGCATCCCCACAG cCAATTTTCCTGAACAAATAGTAGATAATCTTCCAGCTGACGTATCCACTGGCATTTATTATGGTTGGGCCAGTGTTGGAAGTGGAGATGTTCATAAGATGGTGGTAAGCATAGGATGGAACCCATACTACAAGAATATGAAAAAGTCTATG GAAACTCACATCATCCATACCTTTGAGGAGGACTTCTATGGGGAAATCCTCAATGTTGCCATTGTTGGCTACCTCAGACCAGAAAAGAACTTTGATTCTTTAG AGTCACTTATTTCAGCAATTCAAGGTGATATTGAAGAAGCTAAGAAGCGACTAGATTTACCAGAACATTTGAAACTCAAAGATGACAATTTCTTCCAGGtttctaaaagcaaaataatgaatGGCCActga